The Sulfurimonas sp. HSL3-2 genome segment ATTCCGACAGCGATCGGATACTTTGCTGCCATCTCTTTAACAAAAGCCGGATCTTTTACTGCTATAGAGCCGAGGATAACTCTGTCTATACCGATCTCAAGCATTTTTTGTATCGTTTTTTCATCACGGATACCGCCGCCAAGTTCGAGTTTAACGTTACAGTTCTCTCTGATCTTGATGATCTGTTCAAGGTTTTTCGGCTCACCTGCAAAGGCACCGTTTAGATCAACCAGATGCACCCAGGTCGCACCCATACTTTCAAACTTTTTTACAAGTTCCCATGGTTCGTTTGAGTATATCTTTGCACTATCCATCAGGCCTTTTGTAAGGCGAACCGCTTTTCCGTCTTTTAAATCAATTGCAGGGTATAAAGTCATATATCGTCCATCTCTTAATTTTATTATATAAAATGAAGAAAAACTTCATCTTGATTTGTCCGATAAAGGAACAAAGTCCCTTTATCTTCGCTTGCGCCGCTGTGGCGACTAAAGTTTAATTTCCAACTCTAAATATTAATAAAGTTTTCTAATATTTTAAGTCCGTTTGTGTGACTCTTTTCAGGGTGTGGCTGGATACCGAAAATATTGTCGTGTGCTATCGCACTCGTGAACTTATAACCGTACTCCGTCTCGCCTATGATATCGGCTTCATTCTGGCATACTACGTGAAACGAGTGTACAAAATAAAGATAGTGAGACTCATCCATCCCGTTAAAAAGAGGATGCTCTTTTGTAAACATCCTGTTCCATCCCATATGCGGTACTTTTAATGGATGAGAGAACTTCGATGTGTCAAACTCCACTACTTTACCTTTTATCAGACCGAGTCCTTCGTTATTACCGAACTCTTCACTGCTATCAAAAAGAAGCTGCATCCCAAGACAGATACCGAACATATACTTTCCGCTTGCCGCAAACTCTTTTATGGCTGCATCCATTCCACGCTCTTTTAAGTGATCCATTGCATCACCGTAAGCGCCTACACCGGGTAGTATAAGTTTATCGTAGTCTTTAAACTTATCAGGATCAGACACTATGACGGTATCTTTTCCAAGTTTGGCAAATGCGTTTTTCACACTTGCCAAGTTACCCATATTGTAGTCAATAATTGCTATCATTTTTGATGTTTCTCTTTCGTAAATTTTATATAGACTGCCAAACTGATAAGCAGTGTCGCAACACCGCCGACTATATACATGGCATATAAAAGCTTGTCAGGATCGGTTATCGCGAACTTAAACACCAGCATCAAAGCCTCGATCGAAAGAGCGATGATAATAGAACCCAAAAACTTCACCATCGTCTTATGCGGTCCGGAGATATTATGTTCTTGGGTTTGGCCGGTTATCTCCTCTTCGATGATCGTCTTGGTAAGATCGAACATCGCTAAGGACAAGGTCAGAAGGATCGTCGCTTCAAAGACATTTTTGATCTCAAAGTTTTGAGGAGATATCTCATACACGAAAAAGCTCTGTACGCCTTTGGCAAAAAGCAGTATCGCAACGGCGATCAACGCAACGGCAAATATTGCGTATGAGTACTTGAAAAAGTTTTTAAAGAAGGTGTCCATCGTGTTTAGATGGGAGATCTTCAGTACCTCATCAAGCGGCATATCCAGACACGCTACATATTTTATATCACCCTTTTCATCAAAGATCGGCTTTGAAGCAGTGACCGTCAGTTCAGGACTGAGCAGAGACGGATAAGGATCGGTGATAGTACATCTTTTTTCTCTCACCGCACGGTAATAGTAAGCTCTGTCGGCACGTATCTTGCCTACATCATCTTCTAAAATACTATCTTTCGTATACGTAGGTGAAACTTGTACACCTTTGTAATCCAGAAGATACACTGCATCACAGTTTTGCAGATCGGC includes the following:
- the hisA gene encoding 1-(5-phosphoribosyl)-5-[(5-phosphoribosylamino)methylideneamino]imidazole-4-carboxamide isomerase, coding for MTLYPAIDLKDGKAVRLTKGLMDSAKIYSNEPWELVKKFESMGATWVHLVDLNGAFAGEPKNLEQIIKIRENCNVKLELGGGIRDEKTIQKMLEIGIDRVILGSIAVKDPAFVKEMAAKYPIAVGIDAIDGYVAVEGWGEVSTMKATDLAREFANAGVEAIICTDVGKDGTLSGVNVDFTLDIARASGVSTIASGGVKDASDIEALMATNEVDGVIIGKAYYEGTLDLEHMFKVISN
- a CDS encoding PDC sensor domain-containing protein, coding for MVASDIQDFSLGRTKARAYFCYLFSKNIPDRLPSLSPEMIMPRLLKIKADLQNCDAVYLLDYKGVQVSPTYTKDSILEDDVGKIRADRAYYYRAVREKRCTITDPYPSLLSPELTVTASKPIFDEKGDIKYVACLDMPLDEVLKISHLNTMDTFFKNFFKYSYAIFAVALIAVAILLFAKGVQSFFVYEISPQNFEIKNVFEATILLTLSLAMFDLTKTIIEEEITGQTQEHNISGPHKTMVKFLGSIIIALSIEALMLVFKFAITDPDKLLYAMYIVGGVATLLISLAVYIKFTKEKHQK
- the hisH gene encoding imidazole glycerol phosphate synthase subunit HisH; this translates as MIAIIDYNMGNLASVKNAFAKLGKDTVIVSDPDKFKDYDKLILPGVGAYGDAMDHLKERGMDAAIKEFAASGKYMFGICLGMQLLFDSSEEFGNNEGLGLIKGKVVEFDTSKFSHPLKVPHMGWNRMFTKEHPLFNGMDESHYLYFVHSFHVVCQNEADIIGETEYGYKFTSAIAHDNIFGIQPHPEKSHTNGLKILENFINI